The Oncorhynchus masou masou isolate Uvic2021 chromosome 6, UVic_Omas_1.1, whole genome shotgun sequence genome has a window encoding:
- the LOC135541506 gene encoding zinc finger and BTB domain-containing protein 40-like, which produces MELPNYSRLLMQQLRALRKEGKFCDCSIIVGDTPHRAHKVVLGASSLIFRSLLEGTGSICNDTDLVSSQEFSCMLDMVYTGKMSPGKHNFTRIIATADSLQMFDVGNKNIDTNLMRQSTTQPVSLHQPPPNHSSNSFRARVPSTQLPQRQLPLALESV; this is translated from the exons ATGGAGCTGCCCAATTACAGCAGGCTGCTAATGCAGCAGCTCCGCGCCCTGAGGAAGGAGGGTAAGTTCTGCGACTGCTCTATCATCGTGGGGGACACCCCCCATCGCGCCCACAAAGTGGTGCTGGGGGCATCCAGTCTTATTT TCAGGTCTCTGCTGGAGGGCACAGGCAGCATCTGCAACGACACGGACTTAGTGTCTTCCCAGGAGTTTTCCTGCATGCTGGACATGGTGTACACCGGAAAAATGTCCCCAGGGAAACACAACTTCACCCGCATCATAGCCACCGCAGACAGCCTGCAGATGTTCGACGTGGGCAACAAGAACATCGACACCAACCTGATGAGGCAGTCGACTACACAACCAGTCTCACTTCACCAACCGCCACCCAATCACAGCTCAAACAGTTTCAGAGCCAGGGTGCCAAGCACACAGCTTCCGCAGAGACAGCTGCCCCTAGCATTGGAGAGTGTGTGA